The Lacipirellula parvula genome window below encodes:
- a CDS encoding Gfo/Idh/MocA family protein: MARTPARPSRRGFLKQAAVAASAAVAAPMVIPGSALGLDGATAPSERITVGGIGIGNRGTYDLGCFLEQKDVQFLAVADVKQARRDAVKGIADKHHGNGDCDTYRDFRDLLARDDIDAVLIATGPNWHATAAMYAARAGKDMYCEKPCTKNIAQSINLVDTMRRTGRVFQVGTQRRNLPHFAFACELARTGKLGKLKRVYAHPMGMSAMMSGWLPAEATPDKNVVDWNMYLGPASWRPYNPALLDGFNFEKGGGLVGGGVLEWGSHCVDLCQWAVDADGQAPVEYEPPANKQIVARYANGVELIFREEGWMPLGSCPVRFEGETGWVETGDSGKLVLSSPELLAGREVAEIGGYPATFHVRDFLDCVKTRSQPKGNAEAACFAHIACHATNIALALNRTLNYHLAKHEFVNDDQANRLRSEALREPWRI, from the coding sequence ATGGCTCGCACTCCCGCGCGACCTTCGCGTCGCGGATTCTTGAAGCAAGCGGCCGTGGCCGCGTCGGCGGCGGTTGCGGCGCCGATGGTGATTCCCGGTTCGGCGCTCGGCCTCGACGGCGCGACGGCGCCGAGCGAGCGGATTACGGTCGGCGGCATCGGCATCGGCAATCGCGGCACCTACGACCTCGGCTGCTTCCTTGAGCAGAAAGACGTCCAGTTCCTCGCCGTCGCCGACGTGAAGCAAGCCCGTCGCGATGCGGTGAAGGGGATCGCCGACAAACATCACGGCAACGGCGACTGCGACACCTACCGCGACTTCCGCGACCTGCTCGCCCGCGACGACATCGACGCCGTGCTGATCGCCACCGGCCCGAACTGGCACGCCACCGCGGCAATGTACGCGGCCCGCGCCGGTAAGGACATGTACTGCGAAAAGCCGTGCACGAAGAACATCGCTCAGAGCATCAACCTCGTCGACACGATGCGGCGGACGGGGCGGGTGTTCCAGGTCGGCACGCAGCGGCGTAACTTGCCGCACTTCGCATTTGCTTGCGAACTCGCCCGTACCGGCAAGCTTGGCAAGCTCAAGCGGGTCTACGCTCACCCGATGGGGATGTCGGCGATGATGAGCGGTTGGCTCCCTGCCGAGGCCACTCCGGACAAAAATGTCGTCGATTGGAACATGTACCTCGGCCCGGCGTCGTGGCGGCCGTACAATCCGGCGCTCCTCGACGGGTTTAACTTTGAAAAAGGCGGCGGCCTCGTCGGCGGCGGCGTGCTGGAGTGGGGTTCGCACTGCGTCGATCTTTGCCAGTGGGCGGTCGACGCCGACGGTCAGGCGCCGGTGGAATACGAGCCGCCGGCGAACAAGCAAATCGTCGCGCGGTACGCGAACGGCGTCGAGCTGATCTTCCGCGAAGAAGGTTGGATGCCGCTCGGTTCGTGCCCAGTGCGGTTCGAAGGCGAGACGGGTTGGGTCGAAACGGGCGACAGCGGCAAGCTGGTGCTCAGCTCGCCGGAGCTGCTCGCTGGCCGCGAAGTCGCTGAAATCGGCGGCTATCCGGCGACGTTCCATGTGCGCGACTTCCTCGACTGTGTGAAGACCCGCAGCCAACCGAAGGGGAACGCCGAAGCGGCCTGTTTCGCTCATATTGCGTGCCATGCGACGAACATCGCGCTGGCGCTCAATCGCACGCTGAACTACCACCTTGCCAAGCATGAGTTTGTGAACGACGACCAAGCGAACCGGCTACGGTCGGAAGCGCTGCGGGAGCCGTGGCGGATTTAA
- the arsB gene encoding ACR3 family arsenite efflux transporter, producing the protein MNTTRQSTGPASAPPSFLERHLVAFTILAILQGCAICIWAPSAETFLEGLRFGQTNIPIAVGLIVMMYPSLAKIRFEEIGSLVPHLSGLRWTLLQHWLLGPLLMTLLATLFLRNEPEYAVGLILIGLARGLGGISVWTKLAEGDQQYANSIVTLNALFQLILYPLLAWFFVSMLPPLIGMGTAAFDAEIYQYYGAVAIYLGIPLAIAVGVRLLLVKWRGREWYEASFVPCIAPLRPAAILFTSVVIFSLKTDELLAMPLQLLQVGAPLAIYFCVMFLWSFFSETKRGASYSRTSTIAISSASSNIELAVAMAVTLFGIDSAQAFATVAGPLVEIPAMVGCVSAAWYFQRRYFSAPEGIHRLPAETVVTGSSRWKRPLSSTSSTP; encoded by the coding sequence TTGAACACCACTCGCCAATCAACTGGGCCGGCCTCTGCGCCGCCTTCATTCCTAGAACGCCACCTCGTCGCGTTCACGATCCTGGCCATTCTCCAGGGTTGCGCGATCTGCATTTGGGCGCCGTCGGCCGAGACGTTTCTCGAAGGGCTGCGGTTCGGCCAAACGAACATTCCGATCGCCGTCGGGCTCATCGTGATGATGTACCCCTCGCTGGCGAAGATTCGCTTCGAGGAAATCGGCTCGCTCGTGCCGCACCTCAGCGGGTTGCGGTGGACGCTGCTGCAGCACTGGCTGCTCGGTCCGCTGCTGATGACGCTGTTGGCGACGTTGTTCCTGCGCAACGAACCGGAGTACGCGGTGGGGCTCATCCTTATCGGGCTCGCGCGCGGCCTGGGCGGCATCTCGGTGTGGACGAAGTTGGCCGAAGGGGACCAACAGTACGCGAACAGCATCGTCACGCTCAACGCGTTGTTTCAATTGATTCTCTACCCGCTGCTGGCGTGGTTCTTCGTGTCGATGCTGCCGCCGCTGATCGGCATGGGAACGGCTGCGTTCGATGCGGAGATCTATCAGTACTATGGCGCCGTCGCGATTTACCTCGGCATTCCGCTGGCGATCGCCGTCGGCGTGCGGCTACTGTTGGTGAAGTGGCGCGGCCGCGAGTGGTACGAAGCGTCATTCGTGCCGTGCATTGCTCCGCTTCGTCCCGCCGCGATTCTGTTCACCTCGGTCGTCATCTTCTCGCTGAAGACGGACGAACTGCTCGCGATGCCGCTGCAGCTGCTGCAAGTCGGCGCCCCGCTGGCGATCTACTTTTGCGTGATGTTCTTGTGGTCGTTCTTCAGCGAGACGAAGCGCGGGGCCTCGTACTCGCGGACGTCGACAATTGCCATTTCGAGCGCGAGCAGCAACATCGAGCTCGCCGTGGCGATGGCGGTGACCCTGTTCGGCATCGACTCGGCCCAGGCGTTCGCCACGGTCGCGGGGCCGCTGGTGGAGATCCCGGCGATGGTCGGCTGCGTGAGCGCGGCGTGGTATTTCCAGCGGCGATATTTCTCGGCGCCCGAGGGAATTCACCGGCTGCCGGCGGAGACGGTGGTGACCGGTTCGAGCCGTTGGAAGCGGCCGTTGAGCTCGACTTCTTCGACGCCCTGA
- a CDS encoding HEAT repeat domain-containing protein, whose amino-acid sequence MTIRMPLLRALALLLPLVAASAARAENLFETNEAALIEVLKTGEPAAKAIACKKLAVLGTKDSVPLLAPLLEDEQLASWARVALEVIDDPSADAALRDAASKANGQLAIGAINSLGARRDQQAGQLVADAFAAAMKADDIEAVDAAAWALGQIGGDSAVATLRGALKNESPAVRNAAAQGLVLAAEGLLDAGQQSAAAQIYDDARGAEVPVQRQLEATRGAILARGEAGIPLLVEQLRSDNKKFVQLGLGTARELPGAQVAAALVKELETASPERAPLLIYALADRKELVDAPAIFRAAVEGDDSIQLAAIKVLARADAPARIDALLQAAADDNADVARAAATALADMQGTRVNGHLVELLPAANGKQLAVLLNLVGKRRLEATDAVTKALANDDAAVRQAALAAFGETVTPAQLPLLVKECVAARDDADAKVAWRALKSAAVRMPDREACAEQLAAALAGADADDQAQLVDILGAVGGKQAIDAMAGVMQQGSDAVLDAGTRALGNWMEVDAAPVMLELAKSVKGDKYQVRALRSYIRLARQFKMSDAARAEMCEKALDAATRNDERELVFAVLERYPNEHSLRVAKAATAQPELKERAVRVAEAIEQKSPGN is encoded by the coding sequence ATGACTATTCGGATGCCGCTTCTTCGTGCGTTGGCGCTTCTGTTGCCGCTAGTGGCTGCTTCGGCGGCGCGGGCGGAGAATCTGTTTGAGACCAATGAGGCCGCGCTCATTGAGGTGCTCAAGACGGGCGAGCCGGCGGCGAAGGCGATTGCTTGCAAGAAGCTCGCCGTGTTGGGAACAAAGGACTCGGTGCCGCTGTTGGCGCCGTTGCTCGAGGACGAGCAGCTCGCTTCTTGGGCGCGGGTGGCGCTGGAGGTGATCGACGACCCGTCAGCCGATGCGGCCCTGCGCGACGCGGCGAGCAAGGCGAATGGCCAGCTCGCGATTGGCGCCATCAATTCACTGGGGGCTCGCCGCGACCAACAGGCCGGGCAGCTTGTCGCCGATGCCTTCGCGGCAGCGATGAAGGCCGATGATATTGAAGCGGTTGACGCCGCGGCGTGGGCGCTCGGCCAGATTGGCGGCGACAGCGCCGTCGCGACGCTGCGTGGCGCGCTGAAGAACGAATCGCCCGCCGTGCGAAATGCGGCGGCGCAAGGGCTCGTGCTTGCTGCGGAAGGCTTGCTGGACGCCGGTCAGCAAAGTGCGGCCGCTCAAATTTACGACGACGCTCGCGGGGCGGAAGTGCCGGTGCAGCGGCAGCTCGAAGCGACCCGTGGGGCGATTTTGGCCCGCGGCGAGGCGGGGATTCCGCTCTTGGTCGAGCAACTCCGCAGCGACAACAAGAAGTTCGTGCAGCTGGGACTCGGTACGGCGCGGGAACTCCCCGGCGCCCAAGTGGCTGCGGCACTGGTGAAGGAGCTTGAAACGGCGTCGCCCGAGCGGGCGCCGCTGCTCATTTACGCCCTGGCCGATCGGAAGGAACTTGTCGACGCGCCGGCCATCTTCCGCGCGGCGGTCGAGGGGGATGATTCGATTCAACTCGCGGCGATCAAGGTGCTCGCTCGCGCGGATGCACCAGCGCGGATCGACGCACTGCTGCAAGCGGCGGCCGATGACAATGCTGACGTCGCCCGCGCGGCGGCAACGGCTCTCGCCGACATGCAGGGAACTCGCGTCAACGGTCACCTCGTCGAGCTACTACCGGCAGCCAATGGAAAGCAACTCGCCGTGCTGCTCAACCTCGTCGGCAAGCGGCGGCTCGAAGCGACCGATGCCGTGACGAAGGCGCTCGCCAACGATGACGCCGCCGTGCGGCAAGCGGCGCTCGCAGCGTTCGGCGAAACGGTGACGCCCGCGCAGTTGCCGCTGCTCGTGAAAGAGTGCGTCGCCGCCCGCGACGACGCCGACGCGAAGGTCGCGTGGCGAGCACTGAAGTCGGCCGCGGTGCGGATGCCCGATCGCGAAGCGTGTGCCGAGCAACTCGCCGCCGCGCTCGCAGGCGCCGACGCCGACGACCAAGCCCAGCTTGTCGACATACTCGGCGCCGTCGGCGGCAAGCAAGCGATCGACGCGATGGCCGGCGTCATGCAACAAGGTTCCGACGCGGTACTCGACGCCGGCACCCGGGCCCTCGGCAACTGGATGGAAGTCGACGCGGCGCCGGTGATGCTCGAGCTCGCCAAGAGCGTGAAGGGCGACAAGTACCAGGTGCGAGCCCTCCGCTCGTACATCCGGCTCGCGCGGCAATTCAAAATGTCCGACGCGGCCCGCGCCGAAATGTGCGAAAAGGCGCTCGATGCGGCGACTCGCAACGATGAACGCGAACTCGTCTTCGCCGTGCTCGAACGTTATCCGAACGAGCATTCGCTCCGCGTCGCCAAAGCGGCCACCGCGCAGCCAGAACTCAAAGAACGGGCCGTAAGAGTCGCGGAAGCGATTGAACAAAAATCTCCAGGCAATTGA
- a CDS encoding ChaN family lipoprotein, translating to MSFSQLPNPAEERLPVTSRLRQRTKRVFRGLLIVLFFCAARTAVFAEPWGAPAIERSIAIRDGRTDADVSQDEFISQLGQADAVFLGEQHTDETTHRLQLEILDCLITNRDNRVVLSLEMFDRDVQPELDRYLAGEIDEATFLAKARPWGNYHEAYRPLVERAKEAGIPVIAANFPAPVRQRLMMAGPEAWDSLSAEDRAVTPREYLANSPEYWKRMDNAIRGHAGMMSTAETDEERLHSTQSLWDNSMGEACADALKQHPGYAVLHVNGGFHSAYWQGVVDQFRQRNPDAKVKTVAIVPTSNPISHRNTGTPAADYEALVEARASNIDQGKRSVAIGGSLSYLLHMPKDASPERRVPLLIWLSDDGLTAEEGMELCRQHFGDAAAIAVIEAPTQERQFDLAIGGRWFLPATFTEDIGGLFGGVEETWAYLLRHFPIDPQHVALAGEGAGATVVAAVILQTDRLSASAVAINPRHYAKLKDIPLPLPEYRLESARPKRSLVVTGPADSEEWWKEELAAYTEVGVPSRFVAAATDPWQREAEQDNLLAVALGKPVADAVEKRAGKMLVVAEPSARAQHWGRLQSRWLSEQLNTPVAVASTAPTAGEGEVISTAITSTAAARPGALPKCPGPFGGTTVIVLPAGVSADEIAAWKKLEADDPLTKASRFHRTRIATADGELALPNVLKKLEDENRRNVLIVPAMFYAPTPWLHELAASAAEFEDRMTLQWQPGLGGRKEILEVPQKK from the coding sequence ATGTCGTTCAGCCAATTGCCCAATCCTGCAGAAGAACGGTTGCCCGTAACTTCGAGACTTCGGCAACGAACGAAGCGAGTCTTCCGCGGGCTTCTCATCGTCCTCTTTTTCTGCGCCGCTCGGACGGCGGTGTTCGCCGAGCCTTGGGGTGCTCCCGCTATTGAACGCTCGATTGCGATTCGCGATGGTCGCACCGACGCTGATGTGTCGCAGGACGAGTTTATCAGTCAACTCGGTCAGGCCGACGCTGTGTTCCTGGGCGAGCAGCACACTGACGAAACGACTCATCGCTTGCAGTTGGAAATTCTCGACTGCTTGATCACGAACCGCGACAACCGCGTCGTCCTGTCGCTCGAAATGTTCGACCGCGACGTGCAGCCGGAACTCGACCGTTATCTCGCCGGCGAGATCGACGAAGCCACCTTCCTCGCGAAGGCCCGTCCGTGGGGCAACTACCACGAAGCCTATCGGCCGCTCGTCGAGCGTGCGAAAGAGGCCGGGATCCCGGTGATCGCCGCCAATTTTCCAGCCCCGGTGCGACAGCGGCTGATGATGGCCGGGCCCGAGGCGTGGGACTCGCTCTCCGCCGAAGACCGCGCTGTGACGCCGCGCGAGTATCTCGCCAACTCGCCGGAGTATTGGAAGCGAATGGACAACGCCATCCGCGGCCACGCCGGCATGATGAGCACCGCGGAGACTGACGAGGAACGCCTCCACTCGACGCAGTCGCTGTGGGACAACTCGATGGGCGAAGCCTGCGCCGACGCGCTCAAGCAGCATCCGGGGTACGCGGTGCTGCACGTGAACGGCGGCTTTCACTCGGCCTACTGGCAAGGGGTGGTCGACCAGTTCCGGCAACGCAACCCCGACGCGAAGGTGAAAACGGTCGCCATCGTGCCGACGTCGAATCCGATTTCGCATCGCAACACGGGGACGCCGGCGGCCGACTACGAAGCGCTCGTCGAAGCGCGGGCCTCGAACATCGACCAAGGCAAACGGAGCGTCGCCATCGGCGGCTCGCTCTCCTATCTACTCCATATGCCGAAGGATGCCTCGCCGGAGCGTCGCGTGCCGCTGTTGATTTGGCTCAGCGACGACGGCCTCACCGCGGAAGAAGGGATGGAACTTTGCCGCCAGCACTTCGGCGACGCGGCGGCGATCGCCGTTATCGAGGCCCCGACGCAAGAGCGGCAGTTCGATCTCGCCATCGGCGGCCGCTGGTTCTTGCCGGCGACGTTTACCGAAGACATCGGCGGCCTGTTCGGGGGCGTTGAAGAGACCTGGGCCTACTTGCTGCGGCACTTTCCGATCGATCCGCAGCACGTGGCACTCGCGGGCGAAGGCGCTGGCGCCACCGTCGTCGCCGCCGTCATCTTGCAGACCGACCGGCTGAGCGCGAGCGCGGTCGCGATCAATCCACGCCACTACGCCAAACTAAAAGACATTCCACTGCCGCTGCCGGAGTATCGCCTTGAATCGGCGCGGCCTAAGCGTTCGCTAGTCGTCACCGGCCCGGCCGATTCTGAGGAATGGTGGAAGGAAGAACTGGCCGCGTACACGGAGGTTGGCGTTCCGAGCCGTTTCGTCGCGGCGGCGACCGATCCGTGGCAGCGCGAAGCGGAACAAGACAATTTGCTCGCCGTCGCACTCGGCAAGCCAGTCGCCGATGCCGTTGAAAAGCGCGCCGGCAAAATGCTCGTCGTTGCTGAACCCTCGGCCCGCGCGCAGCATTGGGGCCGTTTACAATCGCGCTGGTTGTCGGAGCAACTCAACACGCCCGTCGCGGTCGCCTCAACGGCGCCGACCGCTGGTGAAGGCGAGGTGATCTCAACAGCAATCACGTCGACCGCCGCCGCTCGTCCCGGCGCCCTTCCCAAATGCCCCGGCCCCTTCGGCGGCACGACGGTCATCGTCCTTCCCGCCGGCGTCTCCGCCGACGAGATCGCCGCGTGGAAGAAGCTTGAAGCGGACGATCCGCTCACGAAGGCGAGTCGCTTCCATCGCACCCGCATCGCCACGGCCGATGGTGAACTCGCGCTCCCCAACGTCCTGAAGAAACTCGAAGACGAAAATCGCCGCAACGTCCTCATTGTCCCGGCAATGTTCTACGCGCCGACGCCCTGGCTTCACGAACTCGCTGCGAGCGCCGCGGAGTTCGAAGACCGCATGACCCTCCAATGGCAACCCGGCCTCGGCGGCCGCAAAGAAATCCTAGAAGTACCGCAGAAAAAGTAG
- a CDS encoding RluA family pseudouridine synthase, producing MPSVTNIAGYQFVPLNDLAPLRQQLLRDCKAWGLRGSILISPEGINLFVAGSEASIESLLAAVRALPGLADFTPKYSVSDDQPFRRMLVRIKKEIIAFGVPGIEPGRRTSPKLPPHELKRWLDEGRPVTLLDTRNEYEVRLGTFTNAKTLGINHFRDFPAAVAELPAEMKQQPIVMFCTGGIRCEKAGPYMEREGFEQIFQLDGGILKYFEDCGGDHYDGECFVFDRRVGLDAGLVETANAQCYSCLAPLTPTDQRDERYEPGKTCPYCYVAAGEQLERTLAERAAAIAAATTPLPGSAPYDNYRPITISAKYDGRELLAMLCEVFPHLSREYWQERFDRGLLLNDKHEPVAASQLVRAGQRYLNSTPAMSEPDVSADIRVLYEDAALVVVNKPAPLPLHPSGRFNRNTLQAILNEVYQPQKLRPVHRLDANTTGVVVFARTGAWASRVQPQFAAGNVEKVYLARIQGTPAEAGFICEAPIGTETTDLGGRAIDEQGQAARTEFRLLKTFADGTSLVEARPITGRTNQIRVHLWHLGWPIVGEQAYLPGRQLGETQTHGVDDPPLCLHALRIVFDHPQTGERVTFEAAAPGWAG from the coding sequence ATGCCTAGCGTCACCAACATTGCCGGTTATCAGTTCGTCCCCCTGAATGATCTCGCCCCGTTGCGGCAGCAGTTGCTGCGCGACTGCAAAGCGTGGGGGCTGCGCGGCTCGATTCTGATTAGCCCCGAGGGGATCAACCTGTTCGTTGCCGGCAGCGAGGCGTCGATTGAGTCGCTGCTCGCGGCGGTGCGGGCGCTGCCGGGACTGGCGGACTTCACGCCGAAGTACAGCGTTAGCGACGACCAGCCGTTTCGGCGGATGCTCGTGCGGATCAAGAAAGAGATCATCGCGTTCGGCGTGCCGGGGATCGAGCCGGGCCGGCGCACGTCGCCGAAGCTGCCGCCGCACGAGCTGAAGCGGTGGCTCGACGAAGGTCGGCCCGTGACGCTGCTCGACACGCGCAACGAATACGAAGTGCGGCTCGGCACGTTCACGAACGCGAAGACGCTCGGTATCAATCACTTTCGCGATTTCCCCGCGGCGGTGGCGGAGTTGCCGGCCGAGATGAAGCAGCAGCCGATCGTGATGTTCTGCACCGGCGGCATCCGCTGCGAGAAGGCGGGGCCGTACATGGAACGCGAGGGGTTCGAGCAGATCTTTCAGCTCGACGGCGGCATCCTCAAATATTTCGAAGACTGCGGCGGCGATCACTACGACGGCGAATGTTTTGTGTTCGATCGCCGCGTCGGGCTCGATGCGGGGCTCGTTGAAACAGCGAACGCCCAGTGCTACTCGTGCCTGGCGCCGCTGACGCCGACCGACCAGCGCGACGAGCGTTACGAACCGGGGAAGACCTGCCCGTACTGCTACGTTGCCGCTGGCGAGCAATTGGAGCGAACGCTGGCCGAGCGGGCGGCCGCCATCGCCGCCGCCACGACGCCGCTGCCGGGGAGCGCGCCGTACGACAACTATCGACCGATCACGATCTCGGCGAAGTACGATGGCCGCGAGTTGCTCGCCATGTTGTGCGAGGTCTTTCCGCATCTGTCGCGAGAGTATTGGCAGGAGCGATTCGATCGCGGGCTGCTCCTCAACGACAAGCATGAGCCGGTCGCTGCGAGCCAGTTGGTTCGTGCCGGGCAGCGGTATCTCAATTCAACGCCCGCGATGTCGGAACCCGATGTGAGCGCCGACATTCGCGTGCTGTATGAAGATGCGGCGCTCGTCGTCGTCAACAAGCCGGCGCCGCTGCCGCTGCATCCTTCGGGTCGGTTCAATCGCAACACGCTGCAAGCGATTCTCAACGAGGTTTATCAGCCGCAAAAACTGCGGCCGGTCCATCGGCTCGATGCGAACACGACCGGCGTGGTAGTGTTCGCACGCACGGGGGCCTGGGCGTCGCGGGTGCAGCCGCAGTTCGCTGCAGGGAATGTTGAGAAGGTTTACCTAGCGAGGATTCAAGGGACGCCGGCAGAAGCGGGGTTCATTTGCGAGGCGCCGATTGGAACCGAGACGACCGACCTCGGCGGCCGCGCGATCGACGAGCAGGGGCAAGCGGCGCGCACTGAGTTCCGTTTGTTAAAAACGTTTGCCGACGGCACATCGCTCGTCGAAGCGCGTCCGATCACCGGCCGCACGAACCAAATTCGCGTCCACCTGTGGCATCTCGGCTGGCCAATTGTTGGCGAGCAAGCGTATCTGCCGGGGCGGCAACTGGGCGAGACGCAGACACACGGCGTTGATGATCCGCCGCTTTGTTTGCATGCGCTGCGGATTGTGTTTGATCATCCGCAGACTGGGGAGCGGGTGACGTTTGAGGCTGCGGCGCCGGGGTGGGCGGGGTGA
- a CDS encoding glutaminase family protein, which produces MRSLLAACVALLAFGSQAHADEKPRASAAELHATPIVAPATPLVTCDPYFSIWSPADRLTDADTAHWTGKPHRLTSLASIDGKVFRLMGKEPTDAPALEQKSVTISMTQTTYEFAGEGVKLTLTFTTPALPEDIDLLSRPITYVTYKAQAEDGKSHDVRLMFEASAELTVDVPEQGVVGNVEAIDGLTTVRLGSKEQNTLRKKGDDIRIDWGYLYLAAPKSENAATAIGSPAKLRKAFAAKASGASEAKAAADRATDLAAAVTFDLPKVGAEPVERFLVIAYDDLLSIEYMHRPLKAFWRRNGLEAAGLLTEAVRDYAKITERCDKFDAELQKDLTAAGGEDYYAIGALAYRQCFAAGKFVADANGQPLQFSKENHSNGCIATSDIFYPMSPQFMLFGPSLTKSFLTPFMNYAASERWKFPFAPHDLGTYPKANGQVYGGGELTEDNQMPVEESGNVLLLMAALAKMEGNADYASLYWPTLVKWAEYLKEQGFDPPNQLCTDDFAGHMAHNVNLSGKAICALGAFAQLCEMRGDAKLAQEYRQIAEQYAARWVKEAADGDHFRLAFDKPDTWSQKYNLVWDKLLGLELFPDDVRRKEMDFYLKSQNEYGLPLDNRNVYTKLDWILWTATLTQDRKDFDALTAPVYKFLSATPSRSPMNDWFRTNDATKVGFTARPVVGGVFLQLLYNDGLWKKYASRDVTKAKDFAPMPKPPKITTVLPAAISKPVVWRYTTTKPADGWQGVKFDDAKWKEGKSGFGTRGTPGAIIGTVWDSPEIWIRREFNLRKGANLAEVQLYVNHDEDAEIYVNGVLAATCNGYNGQYEAMQMRDEARATLKPTGNTLAVKCRQSTGGQYIDVGMVTVEQVDDAKTAAVQR; this is translated from the coding sequence ATGCGTTCATTATTGGCGGCATGTGTGGCGTTGTTGGCATTTGGCTCTCAGGCTCACGCCGATGAGAAGCCGCGGGCTTCGGCGGCAGAGCTCCACGCGACGCCGATCGTCGCGCCGGCGACGCCGCTTGTCACCTGCGACCCCTACTTCAGCATTTGGTCGCCGGCCGACCGGCTGACCGACGCCGACACGGCCCACTGGACCGGCAAGCCGCATCGGCTCACGAGCCTCGCGTCGATCGACGGCAAGGTCTTCCGCCTGATGGGCAAGGAGCCGACCGACGCGCCGGCGCTCGAGCAAAAGAGCGTCACGATCTCGATGACGCAGACGACCTACGAGTTTGCCGGCGAAGGCGTGAAGCTGACGCTGACGTTCACGACGCCCGCGTTACCGGAAGACATCGACCTCTTGTCGCGGCCGATCACCTACGTCACTTACAAGGCGCAAGCCGAAGATGGCAAATCGCACGACGTGCGGCTGATGTTCGAAGCCTCGGCCGAGCTGACGGTCGACGTGCCTGAGCAGGGAGTCGTCGGCAACGTCGAAGCGATCGACGGTCTCACCACGGTGCGGCTCGGCTCGAAGGAGCAAAACACGCTTCGCAAGAAGGGCGACGACATTCGGATTGATTGGGGCTACCTCTACCTAGCGGCGCCGAAGAGCGAAAACGCCGCCACGGCGATCGGCTCCCCCGCGAAACTGCGGAAGGCATTCGCCGCGAAGGCGAGCGGTGCGTCTGAGGCGAAGGCAGCGGCCGACCGCGCTACTGACCTGGCCGCGGCGGTGACGTTCGATCTGCCGAAGGTCGGCGCCGAGCCGGTCGAACGCTTCCTCGTGATCGCGTACGACGATCTGCTCTCGATTGAATACATGCACCGCCCGCTGAAGGCGTTTTGGCGGCGGAACGGACTCGAAGCCGCGGGCCTGCTGACCGAAGCGGTGCGCGACTACGCGAAGATCACGGAGCGTTGCGACAAGTTCGACGCCGAGTTACAGAAGGACCTGACCGCAGCAGGCGGCGAAGACTACTACGCCATCGGGGCGCTCGCCTATCGCCAGTGCTTCGCGGCGGGCAAGTTCGTCGCCGACGCCAACGGCCAGCCGCTGCAGTTCAGCAAAGAAAACCACTCGAACGGCTGCATCGCAACATCGGACATTTTCTACCCGATGTCGCCGCAGTTCATGCTGTTCGGCCCGTCGCTAACGAAGTCGTTCCTCACGCCGTTCATGAACTACGCGGCGAGCGAGCGTTGGAAGTTCCCGTTCGCCCCGCATGACCTCGGCACCTACCCGAAGGCGAACGGCCAGGTGTACGGCGGCGGCGAGCTGACCGAAGACAACCAAATGCCGGTCGAAGAGAGCGGCAACGTGCTGCTGCTGATGGCGGCGCTCGCGAAGATGGAAGGGAACGCCGACTACGCGTCGCTCTACTGGCCGACGCTGGTGAAGTGGGCCGAGTACCTGAAGGAACAAGGGTTCGATCCGCCGAACCAGCTCTGCACCGACGACTTCGCCGGGCACATGGCTCACAACGTGAACTTGTCGGGGAAGGCGATTTGTGCGCTCGGCGCGTTCGCCCAACTGTGCGAGATGCGCGGCGACGCGAAGCTGGCCCAAGAGTATCGCCAAATTGCGGAACAGTACGCCGCACGCTGGGTGAAGGAAGCAGCCGACGGCGACCACTTCCGGCTCGCGTTCGACAAGCCCGACACCTGGAGCCAGAAGTACAACCTCGTGTGGGACAAGCTGCTCGGCCTGGAGCTGTTCCCAGATGACGTGCGTCGGAAGGAGATGGACTTCTACCTGAAGTCGCAGAACGAGTACGGCCTGCCGCTCGACAATCGGAACGTGTACACGAAGCTCGATTGGATCTTGTGGACGGCGACGCTCACGCAAGATCGGAAGGACTTCGACGCCCTCACCGCGCCGGTTTATAAGTTCTTGAGCGCGACCCCGAGCCGTTCGCCGATGAACGACTGGTTCCGGACGAACGACGCCACGAAAGTCGGCTTCACCGCGCGGCCGGTGGTGGGCGGCGTCTTCCTGCAGTTGCTCTACAACGACGGCCTGTGGAAGAAGTACGCCAGCCGCGACGTCACGAAGGCGAAAGACTTCGCCCCGATGCCGAAGCCGCCGAAGATCACCACCGTGTTGCCGGCCGCGATCAGCAAGCCGGTCGTGTGGCGTTACACGACGACGAAGCCGGCCGACGGTTGGCAGGGAGTGAAGTTCGACGACGCGAAGTGGAAAGAAGGAAAGTCGGGCTTCGGCACGCGCGGCACGCCGGGAGCGATCATCGGCACCGTGTGGGATTCGCCGGAGATCTGGATTCGCCGCGAGTTCAACCTGCGGAAGGGCGCCAACCTCGCCGAGGTGCAGCTGTACGTCAACCACGACGAAGACGCCGAGATTTACGTCAACGGCGTGCTCGCCGCGACGTGCAACGGCTACAACGGCCAGTACGAAGCGATGCAGATGCGGGACGAAGCCCGCGCGACGCTGAAGCCGACCGGCAACACGCTGGCGGTGAAGTGCCGGCAGTCGACCGGCGGGCAGTATATTGACGTCGGCATGGTAACGGTCGAGCAGGTGGATGATGCGAAGACGGCGGCGGTGCAGCGGTAG